One Fibrobacter sp. UWB16 DNA window includes the following coding sequences:
- a CDS encoding GGDEF domain-containing protein, translated as MTHKKTIHRSLILGSAVFIAFMCFLLSIQAYLTYSQSLYKRYDDKLSNILNYATNRIDLDDLYQNTITGQKTEKYNDVQQLLNGMVDDFELFYLYSLFVRNDSMYNICSATSKAERERGEEDMKLLEPTDAYELSEIRKFAKAMTKDEISYFEEDSEWGPAYTACKPYVNSLGVHFGVICADVSIAELHKTVNSYVVYNVVLSLGLGLLFALILIIWLRRNVTGPILELEKSARHFAEKSRGKKSPDELIFDAPDIHTDNEVESLSNAISQMSQDMRTYVQGLLEGEEQARSAQEQAEDMTQLAFKDSLTHVNSKVAYDKMKDTLQEQIEKGSTTFGFVMIDLNDLKDVNDHYGHDCGDKYILGCCHIFCNIYKQSPIYRVGGDEFVVLLQNSDYKNKDKLIKVIESEFKKTRNNKSRKPWERYSVAYGMAEYKPGDTVDNVFKRADESMYHKKMEIKNSPKA; from the coding sequence ATGACTCATAAGAAAACGATTCATAGAAGTCTTATTCTTGGTAGCGCCGTCTTTATTGCATTCATGTGCTTTTTGCTTTCGATCCAGGCCTACCTCACCTACTCTCAGTCGCTTTACAAACGTTACGATGACAAGCTCAGCAACATCCTGAACTACGCCACCAACCGCATAGACCTCGACGACCTTTACCAAAACACCATCACCGGCCAAAAGACCGAAAAATACAACGATGTGCAACAGCTGCTCAACGGCATGGTCGACGACTTCGAACTGTTCTACCTCTACTCCCTTTTCGTGCGTAACGATTCCATGTACAATATCTGCTCGGCCACAAGCAAGGCTGAACGTGAACGTGGCGAAGAAGACATGAAGTTACTGGAACCAACTGACGCGTATGAACTTTCTGAAATTCGAAAATTCGCCAAGGCCATGACGAAGGATGAAATTTCATACTTCGAAGAAGATTCCGAATGGGGCCCCGCCTACACCGCCTGTAAACCATACGTCAATTCGTTAGGTGTGCATTTTGGCGTCATCTGCGCGGACGTTTCCATCGCCGAACTCCACAAGACAGTCAACAGCTACGTTGTCTATAACGTTGTACTCTCACTCGGTTTAGGCTTGCTATTCGCGCTGATTTTGATTATCTGGTTGCGTCGCAACGTGACCGGGCCAATTCTTGAACTCGAAAAGAGCGCCCGTCATTTTGCCGAGAAGAGCCGCGGCAAAAAGTCACCCGACGAGCTTATCTTCGATGCACCGGACATCCACACCGACAACGAAGTCGAATCGCTTTCGAACGCCATTTCACAGATGTCGCAGGACATGCGCACTTACGTACAAGGTCTTTTAGAAGGCGAAGAACAGGCGCGTTCCGCCCAGGAACAAGCCGAAGACATGACGCAGCTTGCCTTCAAGGACTCGTTAACCCACGTCAACAGCAAGGTCGCCTACGACAAGATGAAGGATACTTTGCAGGAACAAATCGAAAAGGGCAGCACAACATTTGGCTTTGTCATGATAGACCTCAACGACCTCAAGGACGTCAATGACCACTATGGCCACGACTGCGGAGACAAATACATTTTAGGCTGTTGCCATATATTCTGCAACATTTATAAGCAATCCCCCATTTACAGAGTCGGTGGCGACGAATTTGTCGTCTTGTTGCAAAACAGCGATTACAAGAACAAGGACAAGTTAATTAAAGTTATCGAATCGGAATTTAAAAAGACTCGAAACAACAAGTCACGCAAGCCTTGGGAACGCTATTCTGTCGCTTATGGCATGGCAGAATACAAGCCCGGCGATACCGTCGACAATGTATTCAAGCGCGCTGACGAAAGCATGTACCACAAGAAAATGGAAATCAAGAATTCTCCAAAAGCTTAA